From Apium graveolens cultivar Ventura chromosome 9, ASM990537v1, whole genome shotgun sequence, the proteins below share one genomic window:
- the LOC141685334 gene encoding uncharacterized protein LOC141685334 produces MMEKFKFHEVWINRIMRLIQSVSYSFLYDGNVFGDVVPRRGLRQGDPISPYMYILCAEGLSSIIRRNEETGLLHGCTIARGAPAISHLLFADDCYFFFKAEGVEANVMKRILNRYENISGQMVNYSKSALTFSANTTAQVIPNFWMNMLLIPVQVCEDIEKRMNAFWWGNGTSNRGIKWMSWERMCKVKEDGGLGFKKLRHFNISMLAK; encoded by the exons ATGATGGAGAAATTTAAGTTTCATGAGGTGTGGATTAACAGAATTATGAGACTGATTCAATCGGTTTCGTATAGCTTTCTTTATGATGGAAATGTGTTTGGAGATGTAGTGCCACGGCGAGGGCTTCGACAAGGCGATCCGATATCACCTTATATGTATATTTTGTGTGCTGAGGGATTAAGTTCTATTATTCGGAGAAATGAGGAAACAGGCTTATTGCATGGGTGTACTATAGCTAGAGGTGCGCCAGCCATATCGCATCTGCTCTTCGCGGATGATTGCTATTTCTTCTTTAAAGCAGAGGGGGTGGAAGCAAATGTTATGAAAAGGATTTTGAATAGATATGAAAATATATCGGGACAGATGGTGAATTATTCGAAGTCTGCATTGACATTCTCTGCTAACACGA CTGCGCAAGTTATTCCCAACTTTTGGATGAATATGCTGCTAATTCCAGTTCAGGTGTGCGAGGATATTGAAAAAAGAATGAACGCATTCTGGTGGGGAAACGGAACTTCAAATAGGGGTATAAAATGGATGTCTTGGGAGAGAATGTGTAAGGTGAAGGAAGATGGTGGATTGGGCTTCAAAAAGCTTAGACACTTTAATATATCTATGCTTGCAAAGTAG